Proteins encoded by one window of Pecten maximus chromosome 15, xPecMax1.1, whole genome shotgun sequence:
- the LOC117343243 gene encoding aquaporin-11-like, protein MAANMMMANTTWRPLWQMAFGTFPVEEFFTPMGGSLLYLTITILSGFILRALSKVILHPVISEYVCDFLATMEMCAYFYENNFIFSHFGPVWLFVAVVIECIIANRTYFGASENPVKSLYSLCMREIGPIKAVLKIAVQTLAGLASYKFARLVWSLDMVPDHRERYFETSCVTDLNVTLLAGMGIELAATLIDTWLGMQIVMRNSFIDELIKVGNGALMIVVGISTTGMYFNPAMATGHLLGCKGASNQDHLIVYWVGPFIGCIIALLFDRVLHIDVTKPKAVATEKKKQ, encoded by the exons ATGGCAGCCAACATGATGATGGCTAATACGACCTGGCGGCCACTATGGCAGATGGCTTTCGGAACATTTCCAGTGGAAGAGTTTTTCACACCAATGGGAGGATCACTACTATATCTAACCATTACGATCCTCTCGGGCTTTATCCTTAGAGCATTAAGTAAAGTAATTCTTCATCCTGTAATCAGTGAATACGTTTGTGACTTCCTCGCCACTATGGAAATGTGCGCGtacttttatgaaaataattttatctTCAGCCATTTCGGTCCAGTTTGGCTTTTCGTTGCGGTTGTTATTGAATGTATAATCGCCAACAGAACATATTTTGGTGCTTCTGAAAACCCAGTTAAATCGCTGTATTCATTGTGTATGAGAGAAATTGGTCCTATCAAGGCGGTTCTGAAGATAGCTGTCCAGACTTTGGCTGGCTTGGCGTCCTACAAGTTTGCCCGTCTGGTGTGGTCATTGGACATGGTCCCCGACCACAGGGAGAGGTACTTTGAGACCAGCTGTGTGACAGACCTCAATGTCACCCTACTGGCCGGTATGGGGATTGAATTGGCTGCCACCCTCATCGATACCTGGCTTGGAATGCAGATTGTGATGAGGAACTCGTTCATCGACGAACTGATCAAAGTTGGAAATGGCGCCTTGATGATCGTTGTCG GTATATCGACAACTGGTATGTACTTTAACCCCGCCATGGCTACTGGTCACCTCCTGGGCTGTAAGGGCGCGTCTAATCAGGATCATCTGATCGTGTACTGGGTCGGACCATTCATCGGATGCATCATCGCCCTTCTGTTTGACCGTGTCCTCCACATAGACGTAACGAAACCCAAGGCCGTCGCCACCGAAAAGAAGAAGCAGTGA